A stretch of DNA from Variovorax paradoxus:
CGCTGGGAACGTCACCAACGCCGTGGCCTACGGGTACACGGTGATCGATGGCACGACCCTGGCCACGCCGCCGAAGGTGCTGCCAGGACCGGTCGCAAAGATCGCAATGAGCTACGGGACCGACGGCGTGCGCTTCGCGTACAACAATCAGCCGATCCAGAAGGTGGCCACGCCGATTGCCGGACCTGGCACCACCTACCTCGGGCTGGGCAGCACCTACGGGGGAGGCAACTGCCCGTTCTTCCGCGTCCGCGCGGTGCGCTACCAGCCGCAGAAGCTCACGGATGCCGAGGTGGTGGCCCTGACGGCGTAAGGGCGGAGCTCTGACAAAGGGCATTGCAGAAAGAGCAATCGCCACGAGGCCCTTCGGGGCCTTTTTCACGCCCGCTTGCGCACCCGCGTCATCTCCACGCAGTCCTTCTTCGTACTGTCAACCTCCTTGGCGTCCACTCCCAAAGCGTGCGGAGCGCTTCACGCGCCCACGCCTCGGGGAATTCCCGGGTGCCCGGAATCCCCACCCGATGGGATAGTTAGTTCGCCACTCAAACTAACTACCCCGGCACGCCAGCTCACGCTCGGCAAACCGTTCAGGAGAGACACCGATGCAACTGACAACGAAACACACCCTGGCCGCCATGGCGTTCGGTCTCACGGCCGTGGGCGCGATGGCGCAGACCGTGGTCGGCGTGAGCTGGTCCAACTTCCAGGAAGAGCGCTGGAAGACCGACGAGGCCGCGATCAAGGCGCAGCTCGAAAAGCTCGGCGCGAAGTACATCAGTGCCGACGCGGGCGGTTCGCCCGAGAAGCAGCTGGGTGACATCGAGGGCCTGATGTCCAAGGGCGCGAAGGCGCTCATCGTGCTGGCGATGGACAAGGACGCGATCCTGCCCGCCGTGACCAAGGCCACGCGGCAGAAGGTGCCGGTGGTGGCGTACGACCGTCTCATCGAAGCGCCCGGCGTCTTCTACATCACCTTCGACAACGTCGAGGTCGGCCGCATGGAGGCGCGCGAGGTGCTCAAGGTCAAGCCCAAGGGCAACTACGTGATCATCAAGGGCTCGCCGAGCGACCCGAACGCCGACTTCCTGCGCGCCGGCCAGCAGGAGGTGCTCGAGCCTTCGATCAAGAAGGGCGACATCAAGATCGTCGGCGACGAGTACACCGAAGGCTGGAAGCCCGAGGTCGCGCAGAAGAACATGGAGCAGATCCTCACCAAGAACGGCAACAAGGTCGACGCGGTGGTGGCGGCCAACGACGGCACGGCCGGCGGCGCCGTGGCGGCGCTCACGGCCAAGGGCCTGCGCGGCATTCCGGTGTCGGGCCAGGACGCCGACTTTGCGGCGCTCAACCGCATCGCGCTCGGCACGCAGACGGCCACCATCTTCAAGGACTCGCGCGAGCTCGGCCGCGAAGCTGCCTCCGCCGCCATCGCAC
This window harbors:
- the xylF gene encoding D-xylose ABC transporter substrate-binding protein, yielding MTTKHTLAAMAFGLTAVGAMAQTVVGVSWSNFQEERWKTDEAAIKAQLEKLGAKYISADAGGSPEKQLGDIEGLMSKGAKALIVLAMDKDAILPAVTKATRQKVPVVAYDRLIEAPGVFYITFDNVEVGRMEAREVLKVKPKGNYVIIKGSPSDPNADFLRAGQQEVLEPSIKKGDIKIVGDEYTEGWKPEVAQKNMEQILTKNGNKVDAVVAANDGTAGGAVAALTAKGLRGIPVSGQDADFAALNRIALGTQTATIFKDSRELGREAASAAIALSQGKPVEKAAQWNSGPKKVALSSRLLTPVPITRDNLDVVVKAGWIKKDELCKGVPGANAPAACK